A single region of the Accipiter gentilis chromosome 6, bAccGen1.1, whole genome shotgun sequence genome encodes:
- the ABCF3 gene encoding ATP-binding cassette sub-family F member 3 isoform X4, which produces MVNAKKLEKAEARLKAKQDKRMERDSLKSSGPLVLEEASASQAASKKETRMESSGKNKSYDVRIENFDVSFGERVLLAGADLNLAFGRRYGLVGRNGLGKTTLLKMIASRSLRIPSHISILHVEQEVAGDETPALQSVLECDTTRESLLREERDLTAKVNAGRGEGTEGARLSEIYAKLEEIEADKAPARASVILAGLGFNAKMQQQTTKEFSGGWRMRLALARALFARPDLLLLDEPTNMLDVRAILWLETYLQTWQSTILVVSHDRNFLNAVATDIIHLHSQRLDTYRGDFENFMKIKEERLKNQQREYEAQQQYREHIQVFIDRFRYNANRASQVQSKLKLLEKLPELKPVDKESEVIMKFPDGFEKFSPPILQLDEVDFYYDPSHYIFRSLSVSADLESRICVVGENGAGKSTMLKILMGELAPVRGIRHAHRNLKIGYFSQHHVDQLDLNISAVELLARKFPGKTEEEYRHQLGSYGISGELAVRPVASLSGGQKSRVAFAQMTMSCPNFYILDEPTNHLDMETIEALAKALNKFRGGVILVSHDERFIRLVCQELWVCENATVTRIEGGFDQYRDILKEQFRKEGFL; this is translated from the exons ATGGTGAATGCCAAGAAACTGGAGAAGGCGGAAGCCAGGCTGAAAGCCAAGCAGGACAAGAGAATGGAGCGGGATTCCCTGAAGTCATCTGGTCCTCT GGTTCTTGAGGAGGCATCTGCCAGCCAAGCTGCCAGCAAGAAGGAGACTCGCATGGAGTCATCAGGCAAGAACAAGTCATATGATGTGCGCATCGAGAACTTCGATGTGTCCTTCGGTGAGCG TGTCCTACTGGCGGGAGCAGACCTGAACCTGGCGTTTGGACGGCGGTACGGACTGGTGGGCAGGAACGGGCTGGGGAAGACCACGCTGCTGAAGATGATCGCCAGCCGGAGCCTGCGCATCCCCTCGCACATcagcatcctccacgtggagcaggaggtggcaggggaCGAGACGCCGGCGCTGCAAAGTGTGCTGGAGTGCGACACCACTCGTGAGAGCCTGCTGCGGGAGGAGAGGGATCTGACGGCTAAGGTTAATGCTGGCAG GGGAGAAGGGACGGAAGGTGCCAGGCTGTCGGAGATCTACGCAAAGCTGGAGGAGATTGAGGCAGACAAGGCCCCAGCGAG GGCATCCGTCATTCTTGCTGGGCTGGGCTTTAATGCAAAGATGCAGCAACAGACAACCAA AGAGTTTTCCGGAGGCTGGAGAATGAGACTGGCCTTAGCCAGAGCCCTGTTTGCCAG GCCAGATCTCCTTCTGCTGGATG AGCCAACGAACATGCTGGACGTGAGGGCCATTTTGTGGCTGGAGACCTACCTGCAG ACCTGGCAGTCGACCATCCTCGTGGTGTCCCATGACAGGAATTTCCTGAACGCGGTGGCCACGGACATCATCCACCTGCACTCACAGCGGCTGGACACGTACCGCGGGGACTTTGAGAACTTCATGAAGATCAAGGAGGAGCGGCTGAAGAACCAGCAGCGAGAGTACGAAGCCCAGCAGCAGTACCGTGAACACATCCAG GTTTTCATCGACCGCTTTCGCTACAACGCCAACCGGGCGTCCCAAGTGCAGAGCAAGCTCAAGCTGTTGGAGAAACT GCCAGAGCTGAAACCTGTGGACAAGGAGTCTGAGGTGATCATGAA GTTCCCTGATGGCTTTGAGAAGTTCTCCCCCCCAATTCTGCAGCTAGACGAAGTAGACTTCTATTATGACCCAAGTCACTACATCTTTCGTTCCCTCTCCGTCTCTGCTGACCTGGAGTCCCGCATCTGTGTG gTTGGGGAAAACGGAGCTGGCAAGTCGACCATGCTAAAGATCTTAATGGGGGAGCTGGCACCAGTCAGAGGGATCAGACATGCTCACAG AAACCTCAAGATCGGTTATTTCAGCCAGCACCACGTGGATCAACTGGACTTGAACATCAGTGCTGTAGAGTTACTGGCAAGAAAGTTCCCAG GGAAGACGGAGGAGGAGTACCGGCATCAGCTGGGGAGCTACGGCATCTCGGGAGAGCTGGCTGTGCGTCCCGTGGCCAGCCTGTCTGGAGGTCAGAAGAGTCGCGTGGCCTTTGCCCAGATGACTATGTCCTG TCCAAACTTCTATATCCTGGATGAACCGACAAATCACCTGGACATGGAGACCATCGAGGCACTGGCAAAGGCACTGAATAAGTTCCGG GGTGGTGTAATTCTGGTGTCCCACGACGAGCGCTTCATCCGCCTGGTGTGCCAGGAGCTGTGGGTGTGCGAGAACGCCACCGTGACCCGCATCGAGGGTGGCTTCGACCAGTACAGAGACATCCTGAAGGAGCAGTTCCGGAAGGAGGGTTTCCTATAA
- the ABCF3 gene encoding ATP-binding cassette sub-family F member 3 isoform X2, with translation MASCADILRSEFPDLDGEVFAYVTGILHGSGADFESVDELVEAVGELLREVSRDAKDDGAIREICQRLFNTLQLDEGRAQRCSQVLLDAPIQLSQITDGYDASVDLLPGLLLKRGQTSMVNAKKLEKAEARLKAKQDKRMERDSLKSSGPLVLEEASASQAASKKETRMESSGKNKSYDVRIENFDVSFGERVLLAGADLNLAFGRRYGLVGRNGLGKTTLLKMIASRSLRIPSHISILHVEQEVAGDETPALQSVLECDTTRESLLREERDLTAKVNAGRGEGTEGARLSEIYAKLEEIEADKAPARASVILAGLGFNAKMQQQTTKEFSGGWRMRLALARALFARPDLLLLDEPTNMLDVRAILWLETYLQTWQSTILVVSHDRNFLNAVATDIIHLHSQRLDTYRGDFENFMKIKEERLKNQQREYEAQQQYREHIQVFIDRFRYNANRASQVQSKLKLLEKLPELKPVDKESEVIMKFPDGFEKFSPPILQLDEVDFYYDPSHYIFRSLSVSADLESRICVVGENGAGKSTMLKILMGELAPVRGIRHAHRNLKIGYFSQHHVDQLDLNISAVELLARKFPGKTEEEYRHQLGSYGISGELAVRPVASLSGGQKSRVAFAQMTMSCPNFYILDEPTNHLDMETIEALAKALNKFRGGVILVSHDERFIRLVCQELWVCENATVTRIEGGFDQYRDILKEQFRKEGFL, from the exons aTGGCGTCCTGCGCCGACATCCTCCGCAGCGAGTTCCCCGACCTGGACGGCGAGGTCTTCGCTTACGTGACGG GGATCCTGCACGGCAGCGGGGCGGACTTCGAGTCGGTGGACgagctggtggaggcggtggggGAGCTGCTGCGGGAGGTGTCGCGGGACGCCAAGGACGACGGCGCCATCCGGGAGATCTGCCAGCGCCTCTTCAACACCCTGCAGCT GGACGAGGGCCGGGCCCAGCGCTGCAGCCAGGTGCTGCTGGACGCCCCCATCCAGCTCTCCCAGATCACCGATGGATACG ATGCCAGCGTGGACCTGCTGCCGGGGCTGTTGCTGAAGAGAGGCCAGACCTCG ATGGTGAATGCCAAGAAACTGGAGAAGGCGGAAGCCAGGCTGAAAGCCAAGCAGGACAAGAGAATGGAGCGGGATTCCCTGAAGTCATCTGGTCCTCT GGTTCTTGAGGAGGCATCTGCCAGCCAAGCTGCCAGCAAGAAGGAGACTCGCATGGAGTCATCAGGCAAGAACAAGTCATATGATGTGCGCATCGAGAACTTCGATGTGTCCTTCGGTGAGCG TGTCCTACTGGCGGGAGCAGACCTGAACCTGGCGTTTGGACGGCGGTACGGACTGGTGGGCAGGAACGGGCTGGGGAAGACCACGCTGCTGAAGATGATCGCCAGCCGGAGCCTGCGCATCCCCTCGCACATcagcatcctccacgtggagcaggaggtggcaggggaCGAGACGCCGGCGCTGCAAAGTGTGCTGGAGTGCGACACCACTCGTGAGAGCCTGCTGCGGGAGGAGAGGGATCTGACGGCTAAGGTTAATGCTGGCAG GGGAGAAGGGACGGAAGGTGCCAGGCTGTCGGAGATCTACGCAAAGCTGGAGGAGATTGAGGCAGACAAGGCCCCAGCGAG GGCATCCGTCATTCTTGCTGGGCTGGGCTTTAATGCAAAGATGCAGCAACAGACAACCAA AGAGTTTTCCGGAGGCTGGAGAATGAGACTGGCCTTAGCCAGAGCCCTGTTTGCCAG GCCAGATCTCCTTCTGCTGGATG AGCCAACGAACATGCTGGACGTGAGGGCCATTTTGTGGCTGGAGACCTACCTGCAG ACCTGGCAGTCGACCATCCTCGTGGTGTCCCATGACAGGAATTTCCTGAACGCGGTGGCCACGGACATCATCCACCTGCACTCACAGCGGCTGGACACGTACCGCGGGGACTTTGAGAACTTCATGAAGATCAAGGAGGAGCGGCTGAAGAACCAGCAGCGAGAGTACGAAGCCCAGCAGCAGTACCGTGAACACATCCAG GTTTTCATCGACCGCTTTCGCTACAACGCCAACCGGGCGTCCCAAGTGCAGAGCAAGCTCAAGCTGTTGGAGAAACT GCCAGAGCTGAAACCTGTGGACAAGGAGTCTGAGGTGATCATGAA GTTCCCTGATGGCTTTGAGAAGTTCTCCCCCCCAATTCTGCAGCTAGACGAAGTAGACTTCTATTATGACCCAAGTCACTACATCTTTCGTTCCCTCTCCGTCTCTGCTGACCTGGAGTCCCGCATCTGTGTG gTTGGGGAAAACGGAGCTGGCAAGTCGACCATGCTAAAGATCTTAATGGGGGAGCTGGCACCAGTCAGAGGGATCAGACATGCTCACAG AAACCTCAAGATCGGTTATTTCAGCCAGCACCACGTGGATCAACTGGACTTGAACATCAGTGCTGTAGAGTTACTGGCAAGAAAGTTCCCAG GGAAGACGGAGGAGGAGTACCGGCATCAGCTGGGGAGCTACGGCATCTCGGGAGAGCTGGCTGTGCGTCCCGTGGCCAGCCTGTCTGGAGGTCAGAAGAGTCGCGTGGCCTTTGCCCAGATGACTATGTCCTG TCCAAACTTCTATATCCTGGATGAACCGACAAATCACCTGGACATGGAGACCATCGAGGCACTGGCAAAGGCACTGAATAAGTTCCGG GGTGGTGTAATTCTGGTGTCCCACGACGAGCGCTTCATCCGCCTGGTGTGCCAGGAGCTGTGGGTGTGCGAGAACGCCACCGTGACCCGCATCGAGGGTGGCTTCGACCAGTACAGAGACATCCTGAAGGAGCAGTTCCGGAAGGAGGGTTTCCTATAA
- the ABCF3 gene encoding ATP-binding cassette sub-family F member 3 isoform X1 has translation MASCADILRSEFPDLDGEVFAYVTGILHGSGADFESVDELVEAVGELLREVSRDAKDDGAIREICQRLFNTLQLDEGRAQRCSQVLLDAPIQLSQITDGYADASVDLLPGLLLKRGQTSMVNAKKLEKAEARLKAKQDKRMERDSLKSSGPLVLEEASASQAASKKETRMESSGKNKSYDVRIENFDVSFGERVLLAGADLNLAFGRRYGLVGRNGLGKTTLLKMIASRSLRIPSHISILHVEQEVAGDETPALQSVLECDTTRESLLREERDLTAKVNAGRGEGTEGARLSEIYAKLEEIEADKAPARASVILAGLGFNAKMQQQTTKEFSGGWRMRLALARALFARPDLLLLDEPTNMLDVRAILWLETYLQTWQSTILVVSHDRNFLNAVATDIIHLHSQRLDTYRGDFENFMKIKEERLKNQQREYEAQQQYREHIQVFIDRFRYNANRASQVQSKLKLLEKLPELKPVDKESEVIMKFPDGFEKFSPPILQLDEVDFYYDPSHYIFRSLSVSADLESRICVVGENGAGKSTMLKILMGELAPVRGIRHAHRNLKIGYFSQHHVDQLDLNISAVELLARKFPGKTEEEYRHQLGSYGISGELAVRPVASLSGGQKSRVAFAQMTMSCPNFYILDEPTNHLDMETIEALAKALNKFRGGVILVSHDERFIRLVCQELWVCENATVTRIEGGFDQYRDILKEQFRKEGFL, from the exons aTGGCGTCCTGCGCCGACATCCTCCGCAGCGAGTTCCCCGACCTGGACGGCGAGGTCTTCGCTTACGTGACGG GGATCCTGCACGGCAGCGGGGCGGACTTCGAGTCGGTGGACgagctggtggaggcggtggggGAGCTGCTGCGGGAGGTGTCGCGGGACGCCAAGGACGACGGCGCCATCCGGGAGATCTGCCAGCGCCTCTTCAACACCCTGCAGCT GGACGAGGGCCGGGCCCAGCGCTGCAGCCAGGTGCTGCTGGACGCCCCCATCCAGCTCTCCCAGATCACCGATGGATACG CAGATGCCAGCGTGGACCTGCTGCCGGGGCTGTTGCTGAAGAGAGGCCAGACCTCG ATGGTGAATGCCAAGAAACTGGAGAAGGCGGAAGCCAGGCTGAAAGCCAAGCAGGACAAGAGAATGGAGCGGGATTCCCTGAAGTCATCTGGTCCTCT GGTTCTTGAGGAGGCATCTGCCAGCCAAGCTGCCAGCAAGAAGGAGACTCGCATGGAGTCATCAGGCAAGAACAAGTCATATGATGTGCGCATCGAGAACTTCGATGTGTCCTTCGGTGAGCG TGTCCTACTGGCGGGAGCAGACCTGAACCTGGCGTTTGGACGGCGGTACGGACTGGTGGGCAGGAACGGGCTGGGGAAGACCACGCTGCTGAAGATGATCGCCAGCCGGAGCCTGCGCATCCCCTCGCACATcagcatcctccacgtggagcaggaggtggcaggggaCGAGACGCCGGCGCTGCAAAGTGTGCTGGAGTGCGACACCACTCGTGAGAGCCTGCTGCGGGAGGAGAGGGATCTGACGGCTAAGGTTAATGCTGGCAG GGGAGAAGGGACGGAAGGTGCCAGGCTGTCGGAGATCTACGCAAAGCTGGAGGAGATTGAGGCAGACAAGGCCCCAGCGAG GGCATCCGTCATTCTTGCTGGGCTGGGCTTTAATGCAAAGATGCAGCAACAGACAACCAA AGAGTTTTCCGGAGGCTGGAGAATGAGACTGGCCTTAGCCAGAGCCCTGTTTGCCAG GCCAGATCTCCTTCTGCTGGATG AGCCAACGAACATGCTGGACGTGAGGGCCATTTTGTGGCTGGAGACCTACCTGCAG ACCTGGCAGTCGACCATCCTCGTGGTGTCCCATGACAGGAATTTCCTGAACGCGGTGGCCACGGACATCATCCACCTGCACTCACAGCGGCTGGACACGTACCGCGGGGACTTTGAGAACTTCATGAAGATCAAGGAGGAGCGGCTGAAGAACCAGCAGCGAGAGTACGAAGCCCAGCAGCAGTACCGTGAACACATCCAG GTTTTCATCGACCGCTTTCGCTACAACGCCAACCGGGCGTCCCAAGTGCAGAGCAAGCTCAAGCTGTTGGAGAAACT GCCAGAGCTGAAACCTGTGGACAAGGAGTCTGAGGTGATCATGAA GTTCCCTGATGGCTTTGAGAAGTTCTCCCCCCCAATTCTGCAGCTAGACGAAGTAGACTTCTATTATGACCCAAGTCACTACATCTTTCGTTCCCTCTCCGTCTCTGCTGACCTGGAGTCCCGCATCTGTGTG gTTGGGGAAAACGGAGCTGGCAAGTCGACCATGCTAAAGATCTTAATGGGGGAGCTGGCACCAGTCAGAGGGATCAGACATGCTCACAG AAACCTCAAGATCGGTTATTTCAGCCAGCACCACGTGGATCAACTGGACTTGAACATCAGTGCTGTAGAGTTACTGGCAAGAAAGTTCCCAG GGAAGACGGAGGAGGAGTACCGGCATCAGCTGGGGAGCTACGGCATCTCGGGAGAGCTGGCTGTGCGTCCCGTGGCCAGCCTGTCTGGAGGTCAGAAGAGTCGCGTGGCCTTTGCCCAGATGACTATGTCCTG TCCAAACTTCTATATCCTGGATGAACCGACAAATCACCTGGACATGGAGACCATCGAGGCACTGGCAAAGGCACTGAATAAGTTCCGG GGTGGTGTAATTCTGGTGTCCCACGACGAGCGCTTCATCCGCCTGGTGTGCCAGGAGCTGTGGGTGTGCGAGAACGCCACCGTGACCCGCATCGAGGGTGGCTTCGACCAGTACAGAGACATCCTGAAGGAGCAGTTCCGGAAGGAGGGTTTCCTATAA
- the ABCF3 gene encoding ATP-binding cassette sub-family F member 3 isoform X3, translating to MASCADILRSEFPDLDGEVFAYVTGILHGSGADFESVDELVEAVGELLREVSRDAKDDGAIREICQRLFNTLQLDEGRAQRCSQVLLDAPIQLSQITDGYADASVDLLPGLLLKRGQTSMVNAKKLEKAEARLKAKQDKRMERDSLKSSGPLVLEEASASQAASKKETRMESSGKNKSYDVRIENFDVSFGERVLLAGADLNLAFGRRYGLVGRNGLGKTTLLKMIASRSLRIPSHISILHVEQEVAGDETPALQSVLECDTTRESLLREERDLTAKVNAGRGEGTEGARLSEIYAKLEEIEADKAPAREFSGGWRMRLALARALFARPDLLLLDEPTNMLDVRAILWLETYLQTWQSTILVVSHDRNFLNAVATDIIHLHSQRLDTYRGDFENFMKIKEERLKNQQREYEAQQQYREHIQVFIDRFRYNANRASQVQSKLKLLEKLPELKPVDKESEVIMKFPDGFEKFSPPILQLDEVDFYYDPSHYIFRSLSVSADLESRICVVGENGAGKSTMLKILMGELAPVRGIRHAHRNLKIGYFSQHHVDQLDLNISAVELLARKFPGKTEEEYRHQLGSYGISGELAVRPVASLSGGQKSRVAFAQMTMSCPNFYILDEPTNHLDMETIEALAKALNKFRGGVILVSHDERFIRLVCQELWVCENATVTRIEGGFDQYRDILKEQFRKEGFL from the exons aTGGCGTCCTGCGCCGACATCCTCCGCAGCGAGTTCCCCGACCTGGACGGCGAGGTCTTCGCTTACGTGACGG GGATCCTGCACGGCAGCGGGGCGGACTTCGAGTCGGTGGACgagctggtggaggcggtggggGAGCTGCTGCGGGAGGTGTCGCGGGACGCCAAGGACGACGGCGCCATCCGGGAGATCTGCCAGCGCCTCTTCAACACCCTGCAGCT GGACGAGGGCCGGGCCCAGCGCTGCAGCCAGGTGCTGCTGGACGCCCCCATCCAGCTCTCCCAGATCACCGATGGATACG CAGATGCCAGCGTGGACCTGCTGCCGGGGCTGTTGCTGAAGAGAGGCCAGACCTCG ATGGTGAATGCCAAGAAACTGGAGAAGGCGGAAGCCAGGCTGAAAGCCAAGCAGGACAAGAGAATGGAGCGGGATTCCCTGAAGTCATCTGGTCCTCT GGTTCTTGAGGAGGCATCTGCCAGCCAAGCTGCCAGCAAGAAGGAGACTCGCATGGAGTCATCAGGCAAGAACAAGTCATATGATGTGCGCATCGAGAACTTCGATGTGTCCTTCGGTGAGCG TGTCCTACTGGCGGGAGCAGACCTGAACCTGGCGTTTGGACGGCGGTACGGACTGGTGGGCAGGAACGGGCTGGGGAAGACCACGCTGCTGAAGATGATCGCCAGCCGGAGCCTGCGCATCCCCTCGCACATcagcatcctccacgtggagcaggaggtggcaggggaCGAGACGCCGGCGCTGCAAAGTGTGCTGGAGTGCGACACCACTCGTGAGAGCCTGCTGCGGGAGGAGAGGGATCTGACGGCTAAGGTTAATGCTGGCAG GGGAGAAGGGACGGAAGGTGCCAGGCTGTCGGAGATCTACGCAAAGCTGGAGGAGATTGAGGCAGACAAGGCCCCAGCGAG AGAGTTTTCCGGAGGCTGGAGAATGAGACTGGCCTTAGCCAGAGCCCTGTTTGCCAG GCCAGATCTCCTTCTGCTGGATG AGCCAACGAACATGCTGGACGTGAGGGCCATTTTGTGGCTGGAGACCTACCTGCAG ACCTGGCAGTCGACCATCCTCGTGGTGTCCCATGACAGGAATTTCCTGAACGCGGTGGCCACGGACATCATCCACCTGCACTCACAGCGGCTGGACACGTACCGCGGGGACTTTGAGAACTTCATGAAGATCAAGGAGGAGCGGCTGAAGAACCAGCAGCGAGAGTACGAAGCCCAGCAGCAGTACCGTGAACACATCCAG GTTTTCATCGACCGCTTTCGCTACAACGCCAACCGGGCGTCCCAAGTGCAGAGCAAGCTCAAGCTGTTGGAGAAACT GCCAGAGCTGAAACCTGTGGACAAGGAGTCTGAGGTGATCATGAA GTTCCCTGATGGCTTTGAGAAGTTCTCCCCCCCAATTCTGCAGCTAGACGAAGTAGACTTCTATTATGACCCAAGTCACTACATCTTTCGTTCCCTCTCCGTCTCTGCTGACCTGGAGTCCCGCATCTGTGTG gTTGGGGAAAACGGAGCTGGCAAGTCGACCATGCTAAAGATCTTAATGGGGGAGCTGGCACCAGTCAGAGGGATCAGACATGCTCACAG AAACCTCAAGATCGGTTATTTCAGCCAGCACCACGTGGATCAACTGGACTTGAACATCAGTGCTGTAGAGTTACTGGCAAGAAAGTTCCCAG GGAAGACGGAGGAGGAGTACCGGCATCAGCTGGGGAGCTACGGCATCTCGGGAGAGCTGGCTGTGCGTCCCGTGGCCAGCCTGTCTGGAGGTCAGAAGAGTCGCGTGGCCTTTGCCCAGATGACTATGTCCTG TCCAAACTTCTATATCCTGGATGAACCGACAAATCACCTGGACATGGAGACCATCGAGGCACTGGCAAAGGCACTGAATAAGTTCCGG GGTGGTGTAATTCTGGTGTCCCACGACGAGCGCTTCATCCGCCTGGTGTGCCAGGAGCTGTGGGTGTGCGAGAACGCCACCGTGACCCGCATCGAGGGTGGCTTCGACCAGTACAGAGACATCCTGAAGGAGCAGTTCCGGAAGGAGGGTTTCCTATAA